The DNA sequence TGGATATTGGAAATAATGAATGCTATTCGTGAAAGCTTTACAGTGGCAACAGATGCGGAAATTTCCATAGAATGTAATCCGGGTACATTGTCAAAAAGCAAGATAATGCATATAAAGAAGGCGGGAATTAATAGAATAAGCTTCGGCTTACAAAGCAGTATTGAGGAAGAACTAAATGAGCTTGGAAGAATACATACATATAAGGATTTTTTACAGAGTTATCAGCTTGCAAGAGAGTATGGTTTTACAAATATCAATATAGACTTGATAAGTGGTTTGCCAAAGCAGACTATTGACAGCTATAAGACTACATTAAAAAGAGTATGTTCCCTAAAGCCTGAGCATATAAGTGCGTATTCACTTATAATAGAGCCGGATACTCCTTTCTTTGACAAGTATGGAGGTGAGGAAGGAAGTTTACTACTGCCGGATGAAAATATCGACAGAGAAATGTATGTTCTTACAAAAAATATTTTAAGAGAGCATGGATATGAGCGATATGAAATAAGCAATTATGCAAAGCCCGGAAGAGAGTGTAGACATAATATAGGATATTGGACAGGAGTTTCTTATCTTGGACTTGGAGTAGGTGCTTCAAGTTATTTGATGAACAGACGCTTCCATGTAGAATCAAATTATAAAAAATATATGAGCATAAATATGAAGAAAGATATTACCCCTCTTTATTGTGATCTGGAAGAACTTGACATTAATGCAAATATGGAGGAATTTATGTTCCTAGGTCTCAGACTTACAAGAGGTGTATCCGTACATGAGTTTAACGAGAAATTTGGTATGGATATGTTTGAGGTATTTGACAGACAGATAAAGAAAAATAGTATGTTAAAGCTTATGGAATATAATTCTCCATATCTAAGGCTTACCGAAAAGGGACTTGATCTCAGCAACATGGTAATGTCAGACTTTTTGTTGGATTAAAATACTAAGAGGAAATATGTTATATTTTATAAATGATTATAGCGAGGGTGCAACACCTGAGATTTTAGACAAAATACAGGAAAGTAATCTATCCAAGCAGACGGGATATGGAAGTGATGAGTTTTGTCTGTCTGCAAAAGAAAAGATAAAGGAAGCTATAAATACTGATGCCGAAATTTTCTTTGTGAGTGGTGGTACTCAGGCAAATAAAATAGTTATCGGAAGTATTTTAAAAAACTATGAGGGTGTAATTGCAGCAGATACCGGACATATATCAGTACATGAAGCGGGAGCCATAGAAAACACCGGACATAAGGTTTTTGGTCTAATGTCAAAGAATGGTAAGCTGGCGGCAGATGATATAAAGAAATTTTGTGTTGACTTTTATGCAGATGTAAATCATGAGCATATGGTATATCCGGGTATGGTCTATATATCACAGCCTACAGAGTATGGAACTTTGTACTCAAAGAAGGAAATAGAAGAGATAAGATCTATTTGTAATGAATACAGTATTCCTCTTTTTTTAGATGGAGCACGACTTGCATACGCAATTGGAAGCAACGAATGTGATACAGGTTTGGAAGATATTGCAAGATTATGTGATGTATTTTATATTGGTGGTACAAAATGTGGTGCTCTGATAGGTGAGGCAATAGTATTTACAAATAAAGAGCTCAGTAAATATTTCTTTACCAATATGAAGCTCTTTGGAGCTGTATTGGCAAAGGGAAGGCTACTTGGAATACAGTTTGATACATTGTTCAGTAATGATTTGTACAAAAAACTTGGAAAAAAAGGCGTAGATGCCGCCATGAAGATAAAGAAGGCTTTGATTGAGAATGAGTATGAGCTTTATATAGACTCCCCTACTAATCAACAGTTTATTGTAGTTGACGATACTACAAGAGATAGATTATCAAAGGATATAGGCTTCGGATTTATGGAGACTCTTCAAAACGGAAAGCATGT is a window from the Lachnoanaerobaculum umeaense genome containing:
- the hemW gene encoding radical SAM family heme chaperone HemW, with the translated sequence MSKKKLELYVHIPFCEEKCNYCDFLSFKADDSEKRAYTAQIIEEIRAQGPNYSDYLVSTIFIGGGTPTTLSGIWILEIMNAIRESFTVATDAEISIECNPGTLSKSKIMHIKKAGINRISFGLQSSIEEELNELGRIHTYKDFLQSYQLAREYGFTNINIDLISGLPKQTIDSYKTTLKRVCSLKPEHISAYSLIIEPDTPFFDKYGGEEGSLLLPDENIDREMYVLTKNILREHGYERYEISNYAKPGRECRHNIGYWTGVSYLGLGVGASSYLMNRRFHVESNYKKYMSINMKKDITPLYCDLEELDINANMEEFMFLGLRLTRGVSVHEFNEKFGMDMFEVFDRQIKKNSMLKLMEYNSPYLRLTEKGLDLSNMVMSDFLLD
- a CDS encoding threonine aldolase family protein; its protein translation is MLYFINDYSEGATPEILDKIQESNLSKQTGYGSDEFCLSAKEKIKEAINTDAEIFFVSGGTQANKIVIGSILKNYEGVIAADTGHISVHEAGAIENTGHKVFGLMSKNGKLAADDIKKFCVDFYADVNHEHMVYPGMVYISQPTEYGTLYSKKEIEEIRSICNEYSIPLFLDGARLAYAIGSNECDTGLEDIARLCDVFYIGGTKCGALIGEAIVFTNKELSKYFFTNMKLFGAVLAKGRLLGIQFDTLFSNDLYKKLGKKGVDAAMKIKKALIENEYELYIDSPTNQQFIVVDDTTRDRLSKDIGFGFMETLQNGKHVIRFCTSWATENEDVERLISIL